One genomic segment of Stenotrophomonas sp. 704A1 includes these proteins:
- a CDS encoding A24 family peptidase, which yields MTLLGLLAIGLCLRIAISDLYARRVPNAWLLAACAIGAPLIVVAQFSAAGPDWTAHVLGAVIGLVALLPFYALRWMGAGDVKFFAVLGLLLGWQALLPVWVLASLAAGAHAVAVLIGRQLRAHLPLRLQLQVSRASTQWQSHPAVRELQAARQGRQGIPYAAYLALAAMGWVVATTYGGVA from the coding sequence ATGACACTGCTGGGATTGTTGGCCATCGGGCTGTGCCTGCGGATCGCGATCAGCGACCTGTATGCCCGTCGGGTGCCCAACGCCTGGCTGCTGGCCGCGTGCGCGATCGGTGCGCCGCTGATCGTGGTCGCCCAGTTCAGCGCAGCCGGCCCGGACTGGACCGCGCACGTGCTCGGCGCGGTGATCGGGCTGGTGGCGCTGCTGCCGTTCTATGCGCTGCGCTGGATGGGCGCCGGCGATGTGAAGTTCTTCGCCGTGCTGGGCCTGCTGCTGGGGTGGCAGGCATTGCTGCCGGTGTGGGTGCTGGCCAGCCTGGCGGCCGGAGCACATGCGGTGGCGGTGCTGATCGGCCGGCAGCTGCGCGCGCACCTGCCGCTGCGCCTGCAGCTGCAGGTCAGCCGTGCCAGCACGCAGTGGCAATCGCACCCCGCCGTACGCGAGCTGCAGGCTGCGCGCCAGGGACGGCAGGGCATCCCCTACGCCGCCTATCTCGCGCTTGCCGCGATGGGCTGGGTCGTCGCCACCACCTACGGAGGTGTGGCATGA
- a CDS encoding TadE/TadG family type IV pilus assembly protein, whose translation MNTSTRRRQTGVASIEFALMLLLGLVPLLLFTFSGVLIMAAQQTLATASAEGARASLRYAGAGERRTAACLAARRSMQWLLEFSGQNPDCSSGGSGAIVVSPQAPCAGLATVQCMTVTVSYDYARNPFLPGTATLYGWVMQGPIRSVAVAQLDLGSN comes from the coding sequence ATGAACACATCCACCCGACGCCGCCAGACCGGTGTCGCCAGCATCGAATTCGCGCTGATGCTGCTGCTTGGCCTGGTCCCCCTGTTGCTGTTCACCTTCTCCGGTGTGCTGATCATGGCTGCACAGCAGACCCTGGCCACCGCCTCGGCCGAAGGTGCGCGGGCGTCGCTGCGGTACGCCGGCGCGGGCGAGCGACGCACCGCTGCCTGCCTGGCCGCACGCCGCTCCATGCAGTGGCTGCTGGAGTTTTCCGGGCAGAACCCGGACTGCAGCAGCGGCGGCAGCGGCGCCATCGTGGTGTCGCCGCAGGCCCCCTGCGCCGGCCTGGCCACGGTGCAGTGCATGACCGTGACGGTCAGCTACGACTACGCACGGAATCCCTTTCTTCCCGGCACCGCCACGCTCTATGGCTGGGTGATGCAGGGCCCCATCCGCAGCGTCGCGGTCGCCCAGCTGGACCTCGGCAGCAACTGA
- the cpaB gene encoding Flp pilus assembly protein CpaB, whose protein sequence is MLKLTRIAAIALIALAVLLAVVALVIGRKPAASADTPSTVVQADAQTFSVVEAVARLPAGEPISANGVRLARRTAEVPGAAAELAAVVGKVPVQDISEGSAIGASLLAQGFSLQLRPGERALAVPVDELVAAGNRILPGDFVDVFLNLRSAPNSFNGQPDVAQTRLLLSRLRVLSYGQQDIAAAPGPAGSEAATEPRSDARAADITGSAGAAGGSRSGGDATQPARTAVLAVPVADANRLLLGAQQGKLFLALRNPADTGLPDLALFPQARGVLDPLRGLDSEQQKALERPENHAYAGIDGDALAGHRGSTATARSEAPARAAAPRRTAPRPAGIEIIRGDNAAPRGSL, encoded by the coding sequence ATGCTCAAGTTGACCCGCATCGCCGCCATCGCCCTGATCGCACTGGCTGTCCTGCTGGCTGTGGTCGCCCTGGTGATCGGTCGCAAGCCCGCCGCGTCGGCCGACACGCCGTCGACCGTGGTGCAGGCCGATGCGCAGACCTTCAGTGTTGTCGAAGCGGTCGCCCGCCTGCCAGCCGGTGAGCCGATCAGCGCCAATGGCGTGCGGCTGGCGCGGCGCACCGCCGAAGTCCCCGGCGCCGCCGCCGAGCTGGCCGCCGTGGTCGGCAAGGTGCCGGTGCAGGACATCAGCGAGGGCAGCGCGATCGGCGCCAGCCTGCTCGCCCAGGGGTTCTCGCTGCAGCTGCGGCCGGGTGAGCGTGCGCTGGCGGTACCGGTCGACGAGCTGGTGGCCGCCGGCAACCGGATCCTGCCGGGCGATTTCGTCGACGTGTTCCTCAACCTGCGCAGTGCCCCCAACAGCTTCAATGGCCAGCCGGACGTCGCGCAGACCCGCCTGCTGCTGTCGCGCCTGCGCGTGCTCAGCTACGGCCAGCAGGATATTGCCGCAGCGCCCGGCCCGGCCGGGAGCGAGGCGGCCACCGAACCGCGCAGCGATGCACGCGCGGCAGACATCACCGGCAGTGCGGGCGCCGCTGGCGGGAGCCGCAGCGGCGGCGACGCCACCCAGCCGGCACGCACTGCGGTGCTGGCGGTGCCGGTCGCCGACGCCAACCGCCTGCTGTTGGGCGCGCAGCAGGGCAAGCTGTTCCTGGCCCTGCGCAATCCCGCCGATACCGGCCTGCCGGACCTGGCGCTGTTCCCGCAGGCACGCGGCGTCCTGGACCCGCTGCGCGGACTGGACAGCGAACAGCAGAAGGCGCTGGAACGCCCGGAGAACCATGCCTATGCCGGTATCGACGGCGACGCGCTGGCCGGCCACCGCGGCAGCACAGCGACCGCCCGCAGCGAGGCGCCGGCGCGTGCGGCGGCACCGCGCCGGACCGCACCGCGCCCCGCCGGCATCGAGATCATCCGCGGTGACAACGCGGCCCCCCGTGGCTCCCTTTGA